One genomic window of Ctenopharyngodon idella isolate HZGC_01 chromosome 18, HZGC01, whole genome shotgun sequence includes the following:
- the tsnaxip1 gene encoding translin-associated factor X-interacting protein 1 isoform X1 encodes MSLKELQLPPLLHFESNSRGSQRHITGRISKSKFIKTKRGETSSDFSPWPAEVTYQIVQKPRKKIHHGSLAKPRFLEQLECHLKRELEALDTHGPKVQELRLQVYQEVFGYLIEEFKTYKPILSAIKNEYDITLAHLREQIRDLLPLRAKLVLVSEQCDQTILDLRVQERDEIRALKQECQRLQDIIKSMRRQQSALQIQVDYLKEDLATQYQLYRDERDARKLLITRISTMHSTQDTEHDDNNKEVESEDPMVVKMALQVCREDLTKAQVELNRLEAEYSNVIPRRKWDNLNRMHEETLMKLETLQTDFDQMKSEYDMLLEVHRQSTPAVLHSNQSVLQHGSDNKHIVTTPRPNWEQCSDILGGSKRCRELFEGQSSQKKLEILLQEINGQKEFFIGLGTSSDVPIYLQYEGKIKNLKLKKTDVIRVIKDIWRNKTKENEKNDISRDLQEFLHSCLVEQYTDKAGEWAYSLMESIQNNLKDDFICLFNDILTGKVDESIYHGQTQLLSHLLKVLIQSDITQCGSLTVSEFSEALKKAFPMKSDQDIEELLTTAQTELGSNGVRIAYQTLYTEDTDGRHKEFLSLVKKQAAAERLQYIRELRVQLEGKGEVNAEHLRTAFKSIDPSLDSETLDWYLSVAFKTKECELQDQALNTEVVLQRLSVANVKRAGPV; translated from the exons ATGTCGCTGAAAGAACTACAGTTGCCACCGTTGTTACACTTTGAAAG CAATAGCAGAGGGTCGCAGAGACACATTACCGGCAGGATATCTAAGTCAAAGTTTATAAAA ACCAAAAGGGGGGAAACCTCCAGTGACTTTTCACCCTGGCCTGCTGAAGTTACCTATCAAATTGTCCaaaagcctagaaaaaaaatacatcatgg ATCTCTTGCCAAGCCTCGTTTCTTAGAGCAACTGGAGTGTCATCTGAAGAGAGAATTAGAAGCTTTAGACACACACGGACCCAAAGTCCAAGAGCTCAGACTGCAG GTTTACCAGGAGGTCTTTGGCTATTTAATTGAAGAATTTAAAACCTATAAGCCTATTTTGTCTGCCATCAAAAATGAGTATGACATCACATTAG CGCATCTTCGTGAACAGATCAGGGATCTGCTACCACTGCGGGCAAAGCTAGTGCTTGTGTCAGAACAGTGTGATCAGACGATTCTGGATCTGAGAGTGCAGGAAAGAGATGAGATCAGAGCTCTGAAGCAAGAGTGTCAGCGTCTGCAGGACATCATTAAGAGTATGAGAAGACAACAGAGTGCACTACAGATTCAG GTTGATTATCTAAAAGAGGATCTGGCCACCCAGTATCAGCTCTACAGGGATGAACGTGATGCACGAAAGCTGCTCATCACCAGAATCAGCACAATGCACTCTACCCAAGATACTGaacatgatgataataataaag AGGTGGAATCTGAGGATCCTATGGTGGTGAAAATGGCTTTGCAGGTGTGTAGAGAGGATCTTACCAAAGCTCAGGTTGAGCTCAACCGCCTGGAAGCAGAATACAGTAATGTCATCCCTCGACGGAAATGGGATAACCTGAATCGTATGCATGAGGAGACTCTAATGAAG CTGGAAACCTTACAAACAGACTTTGACCAGATGAAGTCTGAATATGACATGCTGCTTGAGGTTCATCGCCAG TCAACACCTGCTGTGTTACATTCTAATCAGTCTGTGCTGCAACATGGCTCAGATAACAAACACATTGTAACAACTCCCAGACCAAACTGGGAACAATGTTCAG ACATACTCGGAGGCAGTAAGAGATGTAGAGAGCTTTTTGAAGGTCAATCCAGCCAAAAGAAGCTGGAGATCTTGCTGCAGGAGATCAATGGCCAAAAAGAGTTCTTTATTGGACTT GGCACATCCAGTGACGTCCCCATTTATCTACAATATGAGGGAAAAATTAAGAATCTTAAGCTCAAGAAAACAGATGTTATTAGAGTTATAAAAGATATCTGGAGGAACAAAACGAAAGAGAATGAAAAG AACGATATCTCCAGAGACCTGCAGGAGTTTCTTCACAGCTGTCTTGTGGAACAATATACGGATAAGGCAGGAGAGTGGGCTTACAGCTTGATGGAAAGCATCCAAAACAATCTTAAAGATGATTTCATTTGCCTTTTCAATGACATCTTGACTGGGAAG GTTGATGAGAGTATCTACCATGGACAGACACAGCTGCTGTCTCACTTACTCAAGGTTTTAATTCAAAGTGACATAACACAATGCGGATCACTAACTGTCTCAGAATTTAG TGAGGCATTGAAGAAGGCTTTCCCCATGAAGTCAGATCAGGACATAGAGGAGCTGCTGACAACAGCTCAGACAGAGCTTGGGAGCAATGGAGTGCGCATTGCCTATCAGACACTTTATACAGAG GACACAGATGGAAGACACAAAGAATTCCTGAGTCTAGTTAAAAAACAAGCTGCCGCTGAGAGACTCCAGTACATCAGGGAGCTGAGAGTGCAACTGGAAGGCAAAGG GG
- the tsnaxip1 gene encoding translin-associated factor X-interacting protein 1 isoform X2 — protein sequence MAIGKSNSRGSQRHITGRISKSKFIKTKRGETSSDFSPWPAEVTYQIVQKPRKKIHHGSLAKPRFLEQLECHLKRELEALDTHGPKVQELRLQVYQEVFGYLIEEFKTYKPILSAIKNEYDITLAHLREQIRDLLPLRAKLVLVSEQCDQTILDLRVQERDEIRALKQECQRLQDIIKSMRRQQSALQIQVDYLKEDLATQYQLYRDERDARKLLITRISTMHSTQDTEHDDNNKEVESEDPMVVKMALQVCREDLTKAQVELNRLEAEYSNVIPRRKWDNLNRMHEETLMKLETLQTDFDQMKSEYDMLLEVHRQSTPAVLHSNQSVLQHGSDNKHIVTTPRPNWEQCSDILGGSKRCRELFEGQSSQKKLEILLQEINGQKEFFIGLGTSSDVPIYLQYEGKIKNLKLKKTDVIRVIKDIWRNKTKENEKNDISRDLQEFLHSCLVEQYTDKAGEWAYSLMESIQNNLKDDFICLFNDILTGKVDESIYHGQTQLLSHLLKVLIQSDITQCGSLTVSEFSEALKKAFPMKSDQDIEELLTTAQTELGSNGVRIAYQTLYTEDTDGRHKEFLSLVKKQAAAERLQYIRELRVQLEGKGEVNAEHLRTAFKSIDPSLDSETLDWYLSVAFKTKECELQDQALNTEVVLQRLSVANVKRAGPV from the exons ATGGCAATAGGTAAAAG CAATAGCAGAGGGTCGCAGAGACACATTACCGGCAGGATATCTAAGTCAAAGTTTATAAAA ACCAAAAGGGGGGAAACCTCCAGTGACTTTTCACCCTGGCCTGCTGAAGTTACCTATCAAATTGTCCaaaagcctagaaaaaaaatacatcatgg ATCTCTTGCCAAGCCTCGTTTCTTAGAGCAACTGGAGTGTCATCTGAAGAGAGAATTAGAAGCTTTAGACACACACGGACCCAAAGTCCAAGAGCTCAGACTGCAG GTTTACCAGGAGGTCTTTGGCTATTTAATTGAAGAATTTAAAACCTATAAGCCTATTTTGTCTGCCATCAAAAATGAGTATGACATCACATTAG CGCATCTTCGTGAACAGATCAGGGATCTGCTACCACTGCGGGCAAAGCTAGTGCTTGTGTCAGAACAGTGTGATCAGACGATTCTGGATCTGAGAGTGCAGGAAAGAGATGAGATCAGAGCTCTGAAGCAAGAGTGTCAGCGTCTGCAGGACATCATTAAGAGTATGAGAAGACAACAGAGTGCACTACAGATTCAG GTTGATTATCTAAAAGAGGATCTGGCCACCCAGTATCAGCTCTACAGGGATGAACGTGATGCACGAAAGCTGCTCATCACCAGAATCAGCACAATGCACTCTACCCAAGATACTGaacatgatgataataataaag AGGTGGAATCTGAGGATCCTATGGTGGTGAAAATGGCTTTGCAGGTGTGTAGAGAGGATCTTACCAAAGCTCAGGTTGAGCTCAACCGCCTGGAAGCAGAATACAGTAATGTCATCCCTCGACGGAAATGGGATAACCTGAATCGTATGCATGAGGAGACTCTAATGAAG CTGGAAACCTTACAAACAGACTTTGACCAGATGAAGTCTGAATATGACATGCTGCTTGAGGTTCATCGCCAG TCAACACCTGCTGTGTTACATTCTAATCAGTCTGTGCTGCAACATGGCTCAGATAACAAACACATTGTAACAACTCCCAGACCAAACTGGGAACAATGTTCAG ACATACTCGGAGGCAGTAAGAGATGTAGAGAGCTTTTTGAAGGTCAATCCAGCCAAAAGAAGCTGGAGATCTTGCTGCAGGAGATCAATGGCCAAAAAGAGTTCTTTATTGGACTT GGCACATCCAGTGACGTCCCCATTTATCTACAATATGAGGGAAAAATTAAGAATCTTAAGCTCAAGAAAACAGATGTTATTAGAGTTATAAAAGATATCTGGAGGAACAAAACGAAAGAGAATGAAAAG AACGATATCTCCAGAGACCTGCAGGAGTTTCTTCACAGCTGTCTTGTGGAACAATATACGGATAAGGCAGGAGAGTGGGCTTACAGCTTGATGGAAAGCATCCAAAACAATCTTAAAGATGATTTCATTTGCCTTTTCAATGACATCTTGACTGGGAAG GTTGATGAGAGTATCTACCATGGACAGACACAGCTGCTGTCTCACTTACTCAAGGTTTTAATTCAAAGTGACATAACACAATGCGGATCACTAACTGTCTCAGAATTTAG TGAGGCATTGAAGAAGGCTTTCCCCATGAAGTCAGATCAGGACATAGAGGAGCTGCTGACAACAGCTCAGACAGAGCTTGGGAGCAATGGAGTGCGCATTGCCTATCAGACACTTTATACAGAG GACACAGATGGAAGACACAAAGAATTCCTGAGTCTAGTTAAAAAACAAGCTGCCGCTGAGAGACTCCAGTACATCAGGGAGCTGAGAGTGCAACTGGAAGGCAAAGG GG